One Silene latifolia isolate original U9 population chromosome 4, ASM4854445v1, whole genome shotgun sequence DNA segment encodes these proteins:
- the LOC141651584 gene encoding uncharacterized protein LOC141651584: MVVAAIWPETEACMCKGFGSTLSGAALRWFVNLPNKSISSFAGLVNVFNQQFVSSYKPEKLSSDLYRIIQRFKESTRDYLARFNVEKISIPRCDPTTAVNAFRRGLHRDYDLYKDLTKHPCATFEEVKQMAEATYRLEEDEDRRDLYGTESSSRKITTEKKNERAKPYSKNTVNKVSGETESTEAPPKLSEWPGGPRNLLPGRTTEEMPAKDVNTTTIFATIQKIGGSEICGLTYSAAKRHATETKGDKPEFSLKVRRQDLPAISFDEVDVPDEAEHHHDALIITLSIGNCLVKKILVDTGSSMNLIMLETLKNMWFSEKGLVKKAIPLVGFSGETKQSLGEIVVPTFAGGMNKQVRYLVIDGPSTYNVILGRPWIHEMKAVPSTYHQSLKFPTPWRVQEIRGDQNEAQDCYKNAPKPTAAGPT, encoded by the exons ATGGTGGTTGCAGCAATATGGCCTGAAACGGAGGCatgtatgtgcaaaggattcggttcCACCTTGTCAGGAGCCGCACTCCGGTGGTTCGTTAACCTTCCCAACAAGTCTATTTCCAGCTTCGCAGGGTTAGTGAATGTTTTCAATCAGCAGTTCGTAAGCAGTTACAAGCCAGAAAAATTATCCAGTGATCTATACCGGATCATCCAGAGGTTCAAGGAGTCCACCAGGGATTATCTTGCCAGATTCAATGTGGAAAAAATATCTATCCCTAGGTGCGACCCTACAACGGCAGTCAACGCCTTCAGAAGGGGACTGCATCGCGACTATGATTTGTACAAGGATCTCACCAAGCATCCATGTGCCACCTTTGAGGAAGTCAAACAAATGGCAGAGGCAACTTATCGCCTcgaggaggatgaggatagaaGGGACCTGTATGGAACAGAATCGTCCAGTAGAAAAATCACAAcagagaaaaagaatgaaagagccaAACCCTACAGCAAGAACACAGTGAACAAAGTCTCAGGAGAAACAGAGAGCACTGAGGCTCCACCTAAGCTCAGCGAGTGGCCAGGTGGCCCAAGAAACCTACTCCCAGGGAGAACGACAGAAGAGATGCCAGCAAAAGATGTGAATACCACAACGATATTCGCCACAATACAGAAGATT GGAGGGTCGGAGATATGTGGTCTCACTTATTCAGCAGCAAAGCGCCATGCAACCGAGACTAAAGGAGATAAACCAGAGTTCTCCCTCAAGGTCAGACGACAAGATCTACCAGCAATCTCATTCGACGAGGTAGACGTACCTGATGAGGCAGAACACCACCATGACGCCTTGATCATTACCCTTTCTATAGGGAATTGCCTTGTTAAAAAGatattggtagatacaggaagctctaTGAATCTGATAATGCTGGAAACCTTGAAGAACATGTGGTTCAGTGAGAAAGGCCTGGTGAAGAAGGCAATACCCTTGGTAGGTTTCAGCGGAGAAACCAAACAGTCCCTTGGAGAAATAGTGGTACCTACCTTTGCAGGGGGTATGAACAAACAGGTACGGTACTTGGTCATTGATGGTCCGTCAACTTATAACGTGATACTTGGCAGGCCTTGGATCCATGAAATGAAAGCGGTACCATCAACGTACCATCAGAGCCTGAAGTTCCCTACACCCTGGAGGGTACAGGAGATACGGGGAGATCAAAATGAAGCTCAGGATTGCTACAAAAACGCTCCGAAACCCACCGCAGCTGGTCCAACATAG